The genomic DNA CTAGCCGACGGTATTTCGTTGGAAACACCAGATGATACAACAATACGCTTACATTGTGGCTCTTGTGTAAATAGATGCTCATGCATCTATTCTAATTCATCCGCCGCAAGCGGCGGGGTATCAGACCCTAAAAGAGAATGACTCGGCCAAGTCATCCACCCATCCATGACCATTCTTCTGATCCCGGATGGTGTTATTAGCATCCACATAGACCACTTTGGGCTCAAAATGGCGCGCCTCCTCGTCGTTGACTGTGCAGTACGTAAGGATAATCACAATATCACCTCTGGCAGCCAGTCTTGCTGCTGCTCCATTAAGGACAATCTCCCCAGAACCCGGTTTCCCCTCGATAGCGTATGTCTGAAATCGAGCCCCATTGTTGACATTCAATACATGAACCATCTCATAGGGGAGAATATCGGACGCTTCCATGAGCAGCTTGTCGATGGTGATGCTGCCCTCATAGTCCACGTTCCCTCCAGTGACCCTGGCTCGATGAATCTTGCTCCGCAGCATTGTTCTCATAACTCACCTCCTCTAAAGTCGCTGTAAGTTGTTCACCAATCGGATTGGCTCAAGAGCTTCTCCAGCTCATTCGCCTTTTGTTCATCAATTCTTCCCTTGGCAAGAGCAATGGGAATGGTTTGCCGCCCCAGCTCCTGATAGGGTGCAAGCAACTGTGGTGCCCTGGCCTTCAGTGCTGCCAGGTGCTTCCGTACTGTCCCCGAGTCGCCTCGGGCAATAGGTCCGGTGAGGCAATCAGGCAATCCCACATTATGTAAATTATTGATAGTGCCCCGCAGTAGAGGGAGCAGCGCTTCCGTGGCCTCCGGAGTAGAGACTCCCAAGGTGCGCCAGAGGTCCGTAGCCATTTTGGTCAGAGTTACCAGATAGTTGCAGGCAAAAACCGCCGCGGCATGATAGACAACCTTGTCTCCAGGCTTAAGCTGTATCCACTGCCCTTCAAGGGTAATGGCCATCTCCTTTATTGTGCTCAATAAGGGCTCTTCTGCTTCCAGGGCAAAGGTAGAACCAGGGATGTTTTCTATGGCATGGGTGATGCTGGCGAAGGTCTGTAAGGGGTGAAAGCCCGCTGTCGAGGCTCCATTTCTTGTAGCTGGAGTGAGGATGTCCAGGGAGTCTGCTCCACTGCAGTGCACCACACTTTGCCCTGGATGCCATCTTACCTGCGCCGCTATCTGGGGAATAACCCCATCAGGAGTTGTGATAAAGACCATCTCCGCTGCATCTGCCACGCCCTGGCCACTGTCGTGGACCTGGCACTTATCAACCATAGTAGCCAATCTTTCAGCCGAAGCCCGAGTACGACTCGACACGGCAGTCACGTCATAGCCCTTCTGCTTCAGCCTAACGGCCAGGGCTGTTCCCACCGTTCCAGCACCTATGAACCCTACGCTCGGCATATTCACCACTCAAACAAAAAGCCTTCTTAGCAACGCCAAGAAGGCTTTTCAGATCCATTCTCTTAACCGTCTCGGTCGTTACCGATCCAAGCGATTCTACTTGTTAAACCTTTTAAGGATACCAATGCTCACCGCCTCGCGGTCGATGGCACTTTGAACATACCAGATCGAGGCTTATCTGTCAAGTCTCAGCTTGGATACTGTCTCAGCTTGGATACAGAGGGGCATGACTACTGCAACTTCATCAGGCGAGCGTAGGCCTTCCCAAGGATGATTTCCTTCTCCTAGTTGCTGAAGCTGATATCAGGGCAATAGGAGAGGTCAGGATACTTGATCGCCCGCACCCATTGATCCATTGGGAGGACCAAGTTGAGGTAGGGACCATCAGTACCGAAGAACACTCTCCAAGCATGGCAGCGCACATTTCTACCGAGTCGGGAAGCTGGCCATTGTCGCCATGACACCGCAGCATCAGCGATTAGCGACGGGCGACCCCAACAGGAAAACCGACCCAGTTCTCCCGCCCAGTCAGCGGCAAGTGTCGCTCCCAACACACCGGGCTGAAAACAACTGCGCCGGAGATCCTCATAATCTACTAACTGGCGTTTCCTGAGATTCTCCGACGAAGCACCATGACCAGTACCAGCAACACGACGACGCCGGCGGCAACCAGCCCAATGATAAGTGCGTAGAGTCCAGTGTGGGAAGCTACGACCGTGATGTCGGCCGTGGTGGTGGCCTGTGTCAGCGAGTAGTTGGCCGCATCCGCGCCGGCGAGGCTTAGACCGGAAACAGTCACGGTCTTCCCGGTGTCCACGTTCTTATCAGCAAAAGCACCAGTGGCCGTTCCGCCGAGGGAAACGCTGTCGCCAGAAACCACCCATACGAGTGAAGCACTGGCGGTGTTGAGTGTAGCGCTAGTGGTGCCGTCATATGTCTTATTGCTGGCGGTAATGCCCGATACTGTGAGGTTCTTGGCCGTGATGTCGGCCGTGGTGGTAGGCTGCGTCAGCGCGTACTTGTACGCATCTGCGCCGGAGAGGGTCAGCCCGGAAATGGTCACGGTCTTCCCGGGACCCACGTTCTTGTCAGCAAAGGCGCCACTGGCCGTTCCGCCGAGGGAAACGCTGTCGCCAGAGAGCACGCCTACCAGTGAGGCGCTGCCGGTGTCGAGCGTGGCAGCAACTCCCCCGTCGTAGGTCTTGTTGCTGGCGGTGATACCGGAGACTGTCAGGATATTGAGCAGGCTTCCGCTGGAGTCTACCCTCTGGGCATAGATATCCCAGTTGCTGCTGCGCAAGTCCTCCCAGGTGATGATGGCTCCCCCAGATCCATCGGACGTGAGCTGGGGCTGCGTTTGATCGCCCAGAGCGGTGCAGATGGGTACGCCATTGGCGGCCCACTGGACAGCGCCGCTGGAGTTTACCCTCTGGGCATAGATATCCCACATGCCGCTGCGCTGGTCCCACCAGATGATGATGGCTCCCCCAGATCCATCGGACGTGAGCTGCTGGCCCTTCTGCTCGCCCGGAGCGGTGCAGATGGGTACGCCATCGGCGGTCCACTGGACAGCGCCGTTGGAGTTTACCCTCTGGACATAGATATCAATGTTGCCACTGCGGGGGTCCATCCAGGTGATGATGGCTCCCCCCGAGCCATCCGAAATGAGCTGGGGGTACCACTGATCGTTCAAAGCGGTGCAGATGGGTACACCATTGGCGGTCCACTGGACAGCGCCGCTGGAGTTTACCCTCTGGGCATAGATATCAATGTTGCCGCTGCGCCAGTCCATCCAGGTGATGATAGCTCCCCCCGAGCCATCCGAAATGAGATCGATGAACTCCTGATTGCCCAGAGCGGTGCAGATGGCGGTATTCTGGGTGGGCTGTACTGACCAGGCCATCACTTTACCGGCCGCCGGCAACAGCAGTATTACAGCGAATAGCAGACACAAGAAGAACAAGGGTCCACGGCTTTGCATCCTAAGTATCAGCTTCATCTCTCCTTACCTCCTTAAGCGTTTGGTGTGAAGTCTGTCCCCGTCCACCAGCGGACAGGATTGGCTATGCTCATTTTCCTTGAACAATTCCCAGACGGTGCCTGTTGAAGCAGCTCATACCACAATGAGCAATTTACAGAGGAGCGGCTTTCTCTACTCAACCCCCTATTAGTAGCCTTGCCCTGACCTGTGGTTGCTATGAGAATAAGTATATTAGGAATTCACGTTGGAAGATACCACGCCAGGCTCGGGTTGTCAAGTCTCATGTGGTAGTCGTCTCAGCTCCTCTGTGTATTGGCACGGCTCAATAGATTTGTTAGATAACTCCTTCCGCCTTAAGCTGAGCAAGCTGCTCACTCGTAAAACCCAGAAGACTGCTATAAACCTCCTGATTGTGCTCTCCTGGCTTGGGGGCTGGCATCTCGATGGCCCCAGGAGTCCCAGACATCTTTATGACCACACCAGGTACGGGGACATTCCCGATACCGGGGTACTCGATGTCAATCAGCATATCCCTGGCCTTGACCTGGGGGTCATTAACCATTTCGGCAATATTGTTCACCCGGGAACAAGGCACCCTGGCCTGCTCCAGAATCTTAATTGTCTCGTCAACCGTCTTGTCCTTTAACCACTCCTCCACCATGGCCTGAATGACTTTGCGGTTCTCGAAACGATGCTTGTCGTCCTTGAACCGGGGGTCGTTCTTGAGGTCCTCCCTGCCAAGCGCCCTGAGGAATCTTCTCCAAATAGGATTCCCCGCGCACCCAATCATCACCCAGCCATCATTGGCCTTGAGACAGTTCGTGAAGTTATAGTAACTGGCATTGCCCTGTTGCCCACGGATGAAGCCCGAGACCTTGTATTCAGCAGCCACACCCAGTCCAGCCACACAGGAGACAGCTACATCCAGCAAGGCAACGTCTATGAATTGCCCTTTGCCGGTTCTTTGCCGGTGGTAGAGGGCGAACATTATGCCCAGTGCAGTATGGGCGCCGGTACTGAAGTCTACCCAGGCATAGCCGGACCTGGTAGGGCCAGTCTCAGGAAACCCGGTGTAGCTCATCGCCCCTGATAGCGCCTGAGCAATGGTATCAAAGCAGGGGCGTCGTGCATAAGGCCCCGTGGAGCCAAAGCCCGAGACCTTGGCCACAATAATAGCCGGGTTGATCAGCTTCAAAGAATCATACCCCAGCAGTTTTTCTTCCTCTGAGCCACTGACATAACTATGCAGCACCACATCACTGTTTTTAACCAGTTTCTCCACTATCCCCTTACCTTTGTCACTGAGAGGGTCCAGGGTGATCCCCTTCCTGTTTTGCAGGGTAACCATGGTGAGCATGCTCTCACCATTGGGGGCATGTGGCCCGAAGTTCCTCTCCTCTTCTCCGGTAGGTCTTTCAACCCTGATTACCTCAGCGCCCATAGCAGCCAAGAGGGTAGCCGCATAAGGGCCAGCAAACCAGCGGGAGAAATCCAGAATCTTTACACCTGTCAATACCTTTTCCAATAGTCAGCCTCCTGCAGTTCAGTTTATTAATTATCAAGCCATAACAGCACAGCATAATTCAGCTTATGGTAAGCCATCATACATCGCAGCTAACTTCCTGTCTTTTGATCGGGCTTACCTGCCTCCCCACTTTTGCTCTCCTCAGCCTCTTCGAGCAAATGCACCAGTTGTTCCGCCCGAGCAGACCCAATGCGCAACTGCCGTTGCAGATAGGATGACGAGATCTGTTTGTGGTCTTTTGCCAGTTGCCTTGCCTGCTCCAGCAGCGGATCCTTGGAGCCTTCCTCACCAGTATAAGTCAGAATATCAGGCAGCTGGGCCCGTGACTGTTTACTCCAGAAAGCTGTTAGTCTCTCAATTTCCTGGGGAGAGACAAAACATCCTTGAAGGCGTTTTGGTTTGGACAGTTCAGGGGAGAGATAAAGCATGTCACCCCGACCCAGCAACTTCTCTGCGCCAACCATATCCAGTATGGTGCGCGAGTCGACCTGGGAAGCCACGGCAAAGCTGATGCGGGTGGGGAAATTGGCCTTGATAAGACCCGTGATCACATCCACCGAAGGCCGCTGAGTAGCCACCACCGAGTGAATACCAACTGCACGGCCCATCTGCGCCAGACGGCAAAGCAGGGGTTCCACTTCATCAGACTTTAACATCATCAGGTCAGCCAGTTCATCAATGACAAGCACAATATAGGGCATTTCCTTTGCCATCTTAGTGTTCTTGTTGTATGCCTCGATATTGTGAGCTCTCACCTGGGCCAGTCTCCTGTAGCGGTTGTCCATCTCCTGCGCCAGCCACTTGAGTATCTCCTCCGCCTTCTCACTTTCAGTGATAACCGGATTCATCAAATGAGGCACACCATCAAAAGCGATAAGCTCAACACGCTTGGGGTCGATCATAATAAACTTAACATCATCGGGTGTATTATTTATCAACAGGGAAACAATGATAGTATCTAAACATACTGTTTTCCCGCTTCCGGTAGCTCCAGCAACCAGTAGGTGAGGCATCTTGGACAGATCAGCCGTTCCTACCTCACCACCAGTGCCTTTGCCTAAAGCCACAGCAAGCTTCGTCCGCCCGCTGAGCCTCTTGAATGAGGTGCTTTCCAGGACTTCGCGAATGGCGACCAAACCCGTAGAGATATTAGGAACCTCAATTCCCACCATCGCCTTGCCTGGCACCGGCGCCTCTATCCTGATACTGGGTACAGCCAAAGCCAGGGCCAGGTCATTTGCCAGAGAAGTGATGCGCTCCACCTTCACTCTGGTCCTGGATACCTCTTCTTTTCTCACCTTGGGGTTGCCAAACCTGTCCTTCTCCTTTGTTGTTTTGTACGTAATGTCCCAGCCGGGCTCCACACCAAACTGGGTCACAGCAGGACCTACATTTATCTGTACCACCTTTGCATCAACTTTATAGCTGGCCAAGGACTCTACGATCAATTTTGCTCTTCTATCTGCGTCAGCCTTACTGAGCTCCACATTGACAGTCTCATCCAGAAGATCAATGCCGGGTAGCTGCCATTCATCGAGAGAAGCAACAGACAGGTTTGTGGGTACCACCTTCGGCTCTTTATGAGACGCCTTCGGCTGCGGCACTGACTTTCCCTTCGGCTCACGGAGACGGATCGCATTTGATATCAAGGGGATATGGCGCTCTCTTATCCAAGACAGGGCATTCCGATGAACCGGATGTTCGGAGTAATACTCGCCCAGCCGTACCGTCGAGCGTTTCGCCTGCTGCGTAAGATGCTTCCTCACAGGAACGGCTCTCCTCACCCAGACTTTCAACTCATGCCAGACAATATGTGGTAAAACGAGAGCTGTCCCCACTATGATTACGGCAGTGACACGCAGGACACCGATGGCAGTATGCCAGGCATTATTGTCCCGTCCACCGATAATTGCCTGACCCCATTTGCCCCCCAAAGAGGCCTCTTCTAACGTACCCCAACCATCAGGTGCGAAGAAGGCTAGTATACCGAGCAAAGCAGTGGCGAAAACAATAATACCCAGCCAGAGATTCCATCGTTCCCAGAATATATTGAGTCTTCGCAGCCAGAATGCCATAGACAGGCCAATCACTGCCAGAATAAATAGGGGGACACCCAGGCCTAAGGCAGTCAGCAGTGTATCCCAGAAAACGTATATCAGGACCCCGACAAAAACAAGCCAGAAAAATCGCAGTGCCAGCACCTGGAATGGTGCAGACACCCCTTCGCTGTTCCCGGTCTTTCCCTTGCCCATCCCTTCCTAACCTGGCACTACGCGTTTGATTATCTTCGTCCTGTCTATCATGCCATCCCCAGTCTGCCTGGAGTCATACAGACTCTAAAGCAGGCTTAATTGCTGCGGCTTTTCCACTGCCTTGGTTTCAGGGGGTTTCTCTATCTCTGCCAGCAGGGGCGGAATCTTAAGCATGTCAGCCTTGATCGTCTCGCGTAGTTTCTGTTGGTGGAGAGCAGCCGCGGGATGATACATGGCATAGTAAATAACACCGCCTTCCCTGCGTGCCTTGCCATGAACTTTGGTAATTGTCTCCCCGGGGAAAAATCTCGCCATGGAGTATCTCCCCAAAGTAACAATCATCTTCGGATGAATCAACTGCAACTGGCGATCAAGCCACTGCTGGCAGGTCTTTATCTCTATTGGCAGAGGGTCCCTATTGCCTGGTGGCCGGCATTTGAGCACATTACATATATAGACATCCTGCCTCTTTAGTCCGATCGAGGCAAGTAATTCCTCGAGGAATTGCCCAGCAGGGCCTACAAATGGGCGGCCCTGCTGATCTTCATGCCACCCGGGGGCTTCACCAATAAAGAGTACGG from Chloroflexota bacterium includes the following:
- a CDS encoding IS200/IS605 family transposase, whose protein sequence is MSIYLHKSHNVSVLLYHLVFPTKYRRL
- a CDS encoding aspartate 1-decarboxylase, producing the protein MRTMLRSKIHRARVTGGNVDYEGSITIDKLLMEASDILPYEMVHVLNVNNGARFQTYAIEGKPGSGEIVLNGAAARLAARGDIVIILTYCTVNDEEARHFEPKVVYVDANNTIRDQKNGHGWVDDLAESFSFRV
- a CDS encoding DUF2520 domain-containing protein, with amino-acid sequence MPSVGFIGAGTVGTALAVRLKQKGYDVTAVSSRTRASAERLATMVDKCQVHDSGQGVADAAEMVFITTPDGVIPQIAAQVRWHPGQSVVHCSGADSLDILTPATRNGASTAGFHPLQTFASITHAIENIPGSTFALEAEEPLLSTIKEMAITLEGQWIQLKPGDKVVYHAAAVFACNYLVTLTKMATDLWRTLGVSTPEATEALLPLLRGTINNLHNVGLPDCLTGPIARGDSGTVRKHLAALKARAPQLLAPYQELGRQTIPIALAKGRIDEQKANELEKLLSQSDW
- a CDS encoding YDG domain-containing protein, whose amino-acid sequence is MKLILRMQSRGPLFFLCLLFAVILLLPAAGKVMAWSVQPTQNTAICTALGNQEFIDLISDGSGGAIITWMDWRSGNIDIYAQRVNSSGAVQWTANGVPICTALNDQWYPQLISDGSGGAIITWMDPRSGNIDIYVQRVNSNGAVQWTADGVPICTAPGEQKGQQLTSDGSGGAIIIWWDQRSGMWDIYAQRVNSSGAVQWAANGVPICTALGDQTQPQLTSDGSGGAIITWEDLRSSNWDIYAQRVDSSGSLLNILTVSGITASNKTYDGGVAATLDTGSASLVGVLSGDSVSLGGTASGAFADKNVGPGKTVTISGLTLSGADAYKYALTQPTTTADITAKNLTVSGITASNKTYDGTTSATLNTASASLVWVVSGDSVSLGGTATGAFADKNVDTGKTVTVSGLSLAGADAANYSLTQATTTADITVVASHTGLYALIIGLVAAGVVVLLVLVMVLRRRISGNAS
- a CDS encoding CoA transferase, which gives rise to MEKVLTGVKILDFSRWFAGPYAATLLAAMGAEVIRVERPTGEEERNFGPHAPNGESMLTMVTLQNRKGITLDPLSDKGKGIVEKLVKNSDVVLHSYVSGSEEEKLLGYDSLKLINPAIIVAKVSGFGSTGPYARRPCFDTIAQALSGAMSYTGFPETGPTRSGYAWVDFSTGAHTALGIMFALYHRQRTGKGQFIDVALLDVAVSCVAGLGVAAEYKVSGFIRGQQGNASYYNFTNCLKANDGWVMIGCAGNPIWRRFLRALGREDLKNDPRFKDDKHRFENRKVIQAMVEEWLKDKTVDETIKILEQARVPCSRVNNIAEMVNDPQVKARDMLIDIEYPGIGNVPVPGVVIKMSGTPGAIEMPAPKPGEHNQEVYSSLLGFTSEQLAQLKAEGVI
- a CDS encoding DNA translocase FtsK; its protein translation is MGKGKTGNSEGVSAPFQVLALRFFWLVFVGVLIYVFWDTLLTALGLGVPLFILAVIGLSMAFWLRRLNIFWERWNLWLGIIVFATALLGILAFFAPDGWGTLEEASLGGKWGQAIIGGRDNNAWHTAIGVLRVTAVIIVGTALVLPHIVWHELKVWVRRAVPVRKHLTQQAKRSTVRLGEYYSEHPVHRNALSWIRERHIPLISNAIRLREPKGKSVPQPKASHKEPKVVPTNLSVASLDEWQLPGIDLLDETVNVELSKADADRRAKLIVESLASYKVDAKVVQINVGPAVTQFGVEPGWDITYKTTKEKDRFGNPKVRKEEVSRTRVKVERITSLANDLALALAVPSIRIEAPVPGKAMVGIEVPNISTGLVAIREVLESTSFKRLSGRTKLAVALGKGTGGEVGTADLSKMPHLLVAGATGSGKTVCLDTIIVSLLINNTPDDVKFIMIDPKRVELIAFDGVPHLMNPVITESEKAEEILKWLAQEMDNRYRRLAQVRAHNIEAYNKNTKMAKEMPYIVLVIDELADLMMLKSDEVEPLLCRLAQMGRAVGIHSVVATQRPSVDVITGLIKANFPTRISFAVASQVDSRTILDMVGAEKLLGRGDMLYLSPELSKPKRLQGCFVSPQEIERLTAFWSKQSRAQLPDILTYTGEEGSKDPLLEQARQLAKDHKQISSSYLQRQLRIGSARAEQLVHLLEEAEESKSGEAGKPDQKTGS
- a CDS encoding uracil-DNA glycosylase, giving the protein MLVSQQAEGMSALTELYKEIATCRQCELAGQRTRVVPGEGAVDAAVLFIGEAPGWHEDQQGRPFVGPAGQFLEELLASIGLKRQDVYICNVLKCRPPGNRDPLPIEIKTCQQWLDRQLQLIHPKMIVTLGRYSMARFFPGETITKVHGKARREGGVIYYAMYHPAAALHQQKLRETIKADMLKIPPLLAEIEKPPETKAVEKPQQLSLL